One region of Micromonospora ureilytica genomic DNA includes:
- a CDS encoding NmrA family NAD(P)-binding protein, protein MIVVTGATGNLGSQIVDRLLDRLPPDAVGVSVRDVDRAAGLAERGARVRAGDFTDPATLTHAFEGADKVLIVSAAIRGPGALVANRAAIDAARAAGVNRILYTSHQAASRDSLFAAQPTHAATEEHLAGLGVPFTALRNGFYASTLSFSIGTALETGQLVAPADGPVSWTAHADLAEAAAIALTEEGLLDGITPALTAAEALDLEAVAAILSDITGRTVERVVADDDQWRAAAIARGMPAAAADFTLGMYRAAREKEFAVTDPTLETIIGHRPTSVRSVLGAIVAQR, encoded by the coding sequence ATGATCGTCGTCACCGGTGCCACTGGAAACCTCGGGTCCCAGATCGTCGACCGGCTGCTCGACCGGCTACCGCCCGACGCCGTGGGCGTGAGCGTGCGCGACGTCGACAGGGCAGCCGGCCTCGCCGAGCGCGGTGCGCGGGTGCGCGCCGGAGACTTCACCGACCCGGCCACGCTGACGCACGCCTTCGAGGGCGCCGACAAGGTCCTCATCGTCTCCGCCGCCATCCGCGGCCCCGGCGCGCTCGTCGCGAACCGCGCCGCCATCGACGCCGCCCGCGCCGCGGGAGTCAACCGGATCCTCTACACCAGCCACCAGGCCGCCTCCCGGGACTCGCTCTTCGCCGCCCAGCCCACGCACGCCGCGACCGAGGAACACCTTGCTGGACTGGGGGTTCCCTTCACCGCCCTACGCAACGGGTTCTACGCGAGCACGCTCAGCTTCTCCATCGGCACGGCGCTGGAGACCGGGCAACTCGTGGCGCCGGCGGACGGCCCGGTGTCCTGGACCGCGCACGCCGACCTGGCCGAGGCCGCCGCCATCGCGCTAACCGAGGAGGGCCTGCTCGACGGCATCACGCCGGCGCTGACCGCAGCGGAGGCACTCGACCTCGAAGCGGTGGCCGCCATCCTCAGCGACATCACGGGCCGCACCGTCGAACGTGTCGTCGCGGATGACGACCAGTGGCGGGCGGCCGCCATCGCGCGAGGCATGCCCGCGGCGGCGGCCGACTTCACTCTCGGCATGTACCGCGCGGCGCGAGAGAAGGAGTTCGCCGTGACGGATCCGACGCTGGAGACAATCATCGGCCACCGCCCCACATCCGTCCGCTCGGTGCTCGGGGCCATCGTCGCCCAGCGCTGA
- a CDS encoding TetR/AcrR family transcriptional regulator, producing MVMTQDTRDDVRAGIVAAATHLLREKGANAVTTRAVAQAAGVQAPTIYRLFGDKDGLIDAVAEHVMATYVSGKSVATDGATGDPVADLRAGWRAHVEFGLTNPELYALLATRGSGVPSPATVAGLDVLRRRVRRLAAAGLLRVDEERALLMIHSAGNGSILTLLGMPADQRDLGLGEAMLDAVLTSILTTTPATPDTTTNTVAVTFATVLPDLPGLTDAERALMAEWLHRSLTHPKP from the coding sequence ATGGTGATGACGCAGGACACCCGCGACGACGTCCGCGCGGGCATCGTCGCGGCAGCGACCCACCTGCTGCGCGAGAAGGGCGCGAACGCGGTGACGACGCGCGCGGTCGCCCAGGCCGCCGGCGTGCAGGCGCCGACCATCTATCGCCTGTTCGGCGACAAGGACGGCCTCATCGACGCCGTCGCCGAGCACGTCATGGCCACCTACGTCAGCGGCAAATCGGTCGCAACGGACGGCGCGACGGGCGACCCGGTCGCGGACCTGCGCGCCGGATGGCGCGCGCACGTGGAGTTCGGCCTGACAAACCCCGAGCTGTACGCGCTGCTCGCCACCCGGGGGAGCGGCGTACCCTCGCCGGCGACGGTCGCCGGCCTCGACGTGCTACGTCGCCGCGTCCGACGACTCGCCGCGGCCGGCCTCCTGCGGGTCGACGAGGAGCGCGCGCTCCTGATGATCCACTCCGCGGGCAACGGAAGCATCCTCACCCTGCTGGGAATGCCCGCCGACCAGCGCGACCTCGGCCTGGGCGAGGCCATGCTCGACGCCGTGCTCACCAGCATCCTGACGACAACTCCCGCGACACCCGACACGACCACGAACACGGTCGCGGTGACCTTCGCGACGGTGCTGCCCGACCTCCCGGGGCTCACCGACGCCGAGCGCGCGCTGATGGCCGAGTGGCTGCACCGATCGCTGACCCACCCGAAGCCGTGA
- a CDS encoding FAD-dependent monooxygenase, with protein sequence MLAAELRLHDVRVLVVEQQTEPASAVRIVGLHIRSLELMAMRGLLERILPHGRKRPASAYFAAIAKPAPPGLDSRYAYLLGIPQPVIERLLEEHAVELGAQVRRGWAVAGFEQDDEGVTVELADGERLRSRYLVGGDGARSTVRKLLGVGFPGEPARTESLMGEMEVGVPPEEVAVTVAAIRETHQRFWLRPAGVGVYSVLVPAAGVSDRAEPPTLEDFKQQLHAVAGTDFGVHSPRWLSRFGDATRLADRYRVGRVLLAGDAAHIHPPIGGQGLNLGVQDAFNLGWKLAAQIHGWAPETLLDTYQTERRPVAEAVLDNTRAQTELLSTEPGAQAVRRLLTELMDFDEVNLHLLEKITAIGIRYDFGTGPDLLGRRLRDIDVKQGHLYDLLHRGRGLLLDRTERLTVDGWSDRVDHLADSTAALDAPSVLLRPDGHVAWIGDDQQDVNDHLSRWFGKPAH encoded by the coding sequence ATGCTCGCCGCCGAACTACGACTACACGACGTACGGGTACTCGTTGTCGAGCAGCAGACCGAGCCGGCGTCGGCCGTCCGCATCGTCGGCCTGCACATCCGCAGTCTCGAACTGATGGCGATGCGCGGACTGCTGGAACGCATCCTCCCGCACGGGCGGAAGCGTCCGGCCAGCGCCTACTTCGCCGCCATCGCCAAACCCGCGCCGCCGGGCCTGGATTCCCGGTACGCCTACCTGCTGGGCATCCCGCAGCCGGTCATCGAACGTCTGCTCGAAGAACACGCCGTCGAACTGGGCGCGCAGGTGCGGCGCGGTTGGGCGGTCGCCGGTTTCGAGCAGGACGACGAAGGCGTGACCGTCGAGCTGGCCGACGGGGAGCGGCTGCGGTCGCGCTATCTCGTCGGCGGTGACGGCGCACGCAGCACGGTACGCAAACTGCTCGGCGTCGGCTTCCCTGGCGAGCCTGCCCGGACCGAGAGCCTGATGGGCGAGATGGAAGTGGGCGTACCGCCGGAGGAGGTCGCCGTCACGGTGGCCGCGATCCGCGAGACCCATCAGCGATTCTGGCTGCGGCCCGCGGGCGTGGGGGTCTACAGCGTCCTGGTGCCCGCCGCGGGGGTCAGCGACCGGGCCGAACCGCCCACCCTCGAGGATTTCAAACAACAGTTGCACGCCGTCGCCGGGACGGATTTCGGCGTGCACTCGCCGCGCTGGCTGTCCCGCTTCGGGGACGCCACCCGGCTCGCCGACCGCTACCGGGTCGGGCGGGTGCTGCTGGCCGGCGACGCGGCGCACATCCATCCGCCCATCGGTGGGCAGGGCCTCAACCTGGGCGTTCAGGACGCCTTCAACCTCGGCTGGAAACTGGCCGCGCAGATCCACGGCTGGGCGCCGGAAACCCTGCTGGACACCTACCAGACCGAACGCCGTCCGGTCGCGGAGGCGGTACTGGACAACACCCGAGCCCAGACGGAGCTGTTGTCCACCGAACCGGGCGCACAGGCCGTGCGGAGGCTGCTCACCGAGTTGATGGACTTCGACGAGGTGAACCTCCATCTGCTGGAGAAGATCACCGCCATTGGCATCCGCTACGACTTCGGCACAGGCCCCGACCTGCTCGGCCGCCGCCTACGCGACATCGACGTGAAACAGGGCCACCTCTACGATCTGCTGCACCGCGGCCGCGGCCTGCTGCTGGACCGCACCGAACGCCTGACCGTCGACGGCTGGTCAGACCGGGTCGATCACCTCGCGGATTCCACTGCGGCACTGGACGCTCCATCCGTCCTGCTGCGCCCCGACGGCCACGTCGCCTGGATCGGCGACGACCAGCAGGACGTGAACGACCACCTCTCCCGCTGGTTCGGCAAGCCCGCCCACTGA
- a CDS encoding S9 family peptidase — MTGLTADLVVDGRDPRTPALAPNGRLLCHVLAPTSRTGDHLDTELWLVDTDGAVAACRATADTATESRPRWSADSATLFFLSDRADRGTPQLHGLTLADGTMTTVTSWRAGVIDHLPLADSNMVALLAEDEPTEQDERRARDRDDAVVVGEREPRARLHLLDLRTGRVTTPKVFGDRHVVELRQRPDGGPLAVLTWASADNDYGPRTGQLHLFDPTTGTAENLGPVGADAQSLAWWPGEDGWHVGYLALTPPVLQAGTAVFDLAMDSCVLRNRTAGLSMCPTELCQTDAAPFVVFANGLNTTVARLDPTDLTTLSHHPGRLDNLTTTPTGETIAVLTGTRYQTPNVHIGPPTGPLRKITNTRPELDGIALGTQQPLAYRAADGLDLDGLLVLPIGRTASEGPFPLVTIVHGGPYDRYADRCQLFWFPSAQWLAAAGYAVLLPNPRGGQGHGHQFAASVAGRVGQQEWTDILTGIDLLIAEGIADPDRLGIAGWSHGGFMSAWAIGQTDRFRAALVGAGVVDWGMLAATGENGQFEAALGGSTGWSGIGPHSHDAVSPISFASHIRTPVLLLHGAEDTNVPLGQAVYLHRALRNFDVEHEFVIYPREGHSIRERNHQVDVLRRTRAWFDRWLRP; from the coding sequence ATGACAGGTCTGACCGCCGACCTCGTGGTCGATGGTCGTGACCCGCGGACCCCGGCGCTCGCCCCGAACGGACGTCTGCTCTGCCACGTCCTCGCTCCCACCAGCCGAACCGGTGACCACCTCGACACCGAACTCTGGCTCGTCGACACCGATGGCGCCGTCGCGGCGTGCCGAGCGACCGCCGACACCGCAACCGAGTCCCGGCCACGCTGGTCGGCCGACTCGGCGACGCTGTTCTTCCTGTCCGACCGCGCCGACCGCGGCACCCCGCAACTGCACGGGCTCACCCTCGCCGACGGCACGATGACCACGGTGACCAGCTGGCGCGCCGGCGTCATCGACCACCTCCCGCTCGCCGACTCCAATATGGTCGCTCTGCTCGCCGAGGACGAACCCACCGAGCAGGATGAGCGCCGCGCCCGGGACCGCGACGACGCCGTTGTCGTCGGCGAACGCGAACCGCGTGCCCGGCTGCACCTGCTCGACCTGCGCACCGGCCGGGTCACCACCCCGAAGGTGTTCGGTGACCGGCACGTCGTGGAACTGCGGCAACGTCCCGACGGTGGCCCCCTCGCCGTGCTGACCTGGGCCAGCGCCGACAACGACTACGGCCCGCGCACCGGCCAACTGCACCTGTTCGACCCCACGACCGGGACCGCGGAGAACCTCGGACCGGTCGGGGCCGACGCACAATCTCTGGCCTGGTGGCCGGGCGAGGACGGTTGGCACGTCGGTTACCTCGCGCTCACCCCACCGGTCCTACAGGCCGGCACCGCCGTGTTCGACCTGGCCATGGACAGCTGCGTCCTGCGCAACCGCACCGCTGGCCTCTCGATGTGCCCGACTGAACTCTGCCAGACCGATGCGGCCCCGTTCGTGGTGTTCGCCAACGGCCTGAACACGACAGTGGCCCGGCTCGACCCCACCGATCTCACGACCCTGTCGCATCACCCCGGCCGCCTCGACAACCTCACCACCACCCCTACCGGCGAGACGATCGCGGTGCTCACCGGCACCCGCTACCAAACCCCGAACGTTCACATCGGACCGCCAACCGGGCCGCTGCGAAAAATCACCAACACCCGTCCGGAACTAGACGGCATCGCGCTCGGCACGCAACAACCGCTGGCCTATCGCGCCGCCGACGGTCTCGACCTGGACGGCTTGCTGGTCCTGCCGATCGGAAGAACCGCATCGGAAGGCCCGTTTCCGCTGGTCACGATCGTGCACGGCGGCCCGTACGACCGCTACGCCGACCGTTGCCAGTTGTTCTGGTTCCCCAGCGCGCAGTGGCTGGCCGCCGCCGGCTACGCCGTGTTGCTGCCCAACCCGCGCGGCGGCCAGGGTCATGGCCACCAGTTCGCCGCCAGCGTCGCCGGCCGGGTCGGCCAGCAGGAGTGGACCGACATCCTGACCGGCATCGACCTGCTCATCGCCGAGGGCATCGCCGACCCCGACCGGCTGGGCATCGCGGGCTGGAGCCACGGCGGCTTCATGTCCGCCTGGGCCATCGGCCAGACCGACCGCTTCCGCGCCGCGCTGGTCGGCGCCGGCGTCGTCGACTGGGGCATGCTCGCCGCGACGGGGGAGAACGGCCAGTTCGAAGCCGCGCTCGGCGGCAGCACCGGCTGGTCCGGCATCGGGCCACATTCACACGACGCGGTCAGCCCGATCTCCTTCGCCAGCCACATCCGCACTCCGGTGCTTCTCCTGCACGGCGCCGAGGACACCAACGTCCCTCTCGGACAGGCCGTGTACCTTCACCGGGCGCTGCGCAACTTCGACGTCGAGCACGAGTTCGTGATCTACCCGAGAGAGGGCCACTCGATCCGGGAACGCAATCACCAGGTCGACGTCCTGCGCCGGACCCGCGCCTGGTTTGATCGCTGGCTCCGGCCCTGA
- a CDS encoding arsenate reductase/protein-tyrosine-phosphatase family protein, with amino-acid sequence MVPPSHTAPPFVRLAAHPLRWQLLTELARSDLRVRELVSLLAQPQNLVSYHLRLLRDGGLVTATRSSFDGRDSYYHLDLDSCAHALTGTGSALHPALQLGNTAPAPPVHPPRTVLFVCTGNSARSPIAEAQLRRHAASDVQVTSAGTRPRPQLHPHAVRALRDHFGVDVARRHPRHLDTLAGRRFDYVITLCDKAREVCPDFGNPAGQLHWSIPDPAAAGARDDYPAFLQVAADIDTRVRHLLPVLATDPQEAKP; translated from the coding sequence ATGGTGCCGCCGAGTCACACCGCGCCGCCGTTCGTCCGGCTGGCCGCACACCCGCTGCGCTGGCAACTGCTGACCGAACTCGCCCGTAGTGACCTGCGGGTCCGCGAACTGGTCAGCCTCCTGGCCCAGCCGCAAAACCTTGTCTCCTACCACCTACGGCTGCTGCGCGACGGCGGCCTGGTCACCGCCACCCGCAGCAGCTTCGACGGCCGCGACAGCTACTACCACCTCGACCTCGACAGCTGCGCCCACGCGTTGACAGGCACCGGCTCCGCACTGCACCCCGCCCTGCAGCTGGGCAACACTGCACCGGCCCCGCCGGTCCACCCGCCGCGAACCGTGCTGTTCGTGTGCACGGGCAACAGCGCACGTTCCCCCATCGCCGAAGCCCAGCTCCGACGCCACGCCGCCAGCGACGTACAGGTGACCAGCGCAGGAACCCGCCCCCGACCGCAGCTACACCCCCATGCCGTGCGGGCTCTGCGCGACCACTTCGGCGTCGACGTCGCGCGCAGGCACCCTCGGCACCTCGACACACTCGCCGGCCGCCGCTTCGACTACGTGATCACCCTGTGCGACAAGGCCCGAGAAGTCTGCCCCGACTTCGGTAACCCGGCCGGCCAGCTGCACTGGAGCATCCCCGACCCCGCCGCAGCCGGCGCCCGGGACGACTACCCCGCCTTCCTGCAGGTTGCTGCCGACATCGACACCCGTGTGCGGCATCTGCTGCCCGTCCTCGCTACCGATCCCCAGGAGGCCAAACCGTGA
- a CDS encoding VOC family protein, which translates to MSTPEQYVSVRYLVDDVHAAVDFYTAHLGFHLKTSAAPAFADVVRGPLRLLLSGPASSGARATPDDATSPGRNRIHLIVDDLDTEIDRLRDAGLAFRSELVSGPGGRQILLADPAGNLIELFQPREATPANT; encoded by the coding sequence GTGAGCACACCCGAGCAATACGTCAGCGTCCGCTACCTCGTCGACGATGTTCACGCCGCCGTCGACTTCTACACCGCCCACCTCGGCTTTCACCTCAAGACCAGCGCGGCCCCCGCCTTCGCCGACGTGGTCCGCGGCCCGCTACGACTGCTGCTGTCCGGACCCGCCAGCTCCGGTGCCCGCGCCACCCCGGACGACGCCACCAGCCCCGGCCGCAACCGCATCCACCTCATCGTCGACGACCTGGACACCGAGATCGACCGGCTCCGCGACGCCGGCCTGGCGTTCCGCAGCGAACTGGTCTCCGGGCCCGGCGGCCGTCAGATCCTGCTCGCCGACCCCGCCGGTAACCTCATCGAACTTTTCCAACCCCGCGAAGCCACCCCCGCCAACACCTAA